Proteins from one bacterium genomic window:
- a CDS encoding dodecin family protein: MSVARVTEITSSSPKGFEDAIQMGIDRANKTLKNLTGAWVKEQKVVISNGKITDYRVTMKVTFILQD; the protein is encoded by the coding sequence ATGTCTGTCGCACGCGTAACCGAGATCACCTCCTCATCCCCCAAGGGATTCGAGGACGCCATTCAGATGGGCATCGATCGCGCCAACAAGACCCTGAAGAACCTGACCGGCGCGTGGGTGAAGGAACAGAAAGTGGTGATCAGCAACGGCAAGATCACCGACTACCGGGTGACCATGAAAGTCACGTTCATCCTGCAGGACTGA